Proteins from a single region of Leucoraja erinacea ecotype New England chromosome 25, Leri_hhj_1, whole genome shotgun sequence:
- the LOC129709405 gene encoding calcium release-activated calcium channel protein 1-like isoform X2 produces MVEVQLEPEHNYPPGLLIAFSACTTVLVAVHLFALMISTCILPNIEAVSNVHNLNSVHESPHERMHKHIELAWAFSTVIGTFLFLAEVVLLCWVKFLPLKRNPVDSDSNSTSISPGKAAAITSTVIMVPSGIIFILFAVHFYRSLVSHKTERVERELDVLVQLQDQLDRGDTLHPTGSHFA; encoded by the coding sequence ATGGTGGAAGTGCAGCTTGAACCTGAACATAATTACCCACCAGGTCTTTTGATTGCTTTCAGTGCCTGCACAACTGTGCTTGTTGCAGTTCACCTTTTTGCTCTCATGATAAGCACTTGCATCCTTCCGAACATCGAGGCCGTCAGCAACGTCCATAATCTCAATTCTGTCCATGAGTCGCCCCACGAGCGTATGCACAAGCACATTGAACTTGCGTGGGCCTTCTCCACCGTTATCGGGACCTTTCTTTTCCTTGCCGAAGTCGTACTGCTGTGTTGGGTTAAGTTTCTTCCGTTAAAGAGGAATCCTGTGGATTCAGACAGTAATTCTACATCAATATCACCTGGAAAAGCAGCAGCTATTACCTCCACGGTCATTATGGTACCTTCTGGAATAATCTTTATCCTTTTTGCAGTTCACTTCTATCGGTCGTTGGTGAGCCACAAAACTGAGCGAGTGGAAAGAGAATTGGATGTACTTGTGCAATTGCAGGAtcagctggacagaggggacacatTGCATCCTACTGGTTCTCACTTTGCATAG
- the morn3 gene encoding MORN repeat-containing protein 3 isoform X2, which produces MICGQIFQILVSELFYLKTGVTHLQKKKPNLLPWQQTNPLAHTWSEVCRQHPYPKPYQYIMPFLRPRKPKENRWKDWDQNAQKNGLKNTVYTVNGDEYTGEWRDNKKHGKGTQRWKFNSAIYDGDWQYGKRNGFGTYSLPDPVSGEYKKVYSGEWQNDKRHGLGTNFYSDDDIYEGHWYFDKRDGWGRMFYADCSTYEGEWSDDLPNGEGMLRLANDSRYEGFWKDGMKHGTGKFFFFEKGQLYDGVWIDDIPKCGKMIDFGREDAIDPTLYPIPQEETLRTRMKPTWSQGEHANSIQTVPEVWIKPRSLAL; this is translated from the exons ATGATTTGTGGCCAGATCTTTCAAATACTGGTTTCTGAACTTTTCTACTTGAAAACTGGTGTAAcacatttgcaaaaaaaaaagccaaactTGTTGCCTTGGCAACAAACTAATCCTTTAGCACACACTTGGTCGGAAGTGTGCAGGCAACATCCTTACCCAAAGCCCTATCAATACATTATGCCATTTCTGAGACCTCGAAAGCCTAAAGAAAATCGTTGGAAAGATTGGGATCAAAATGCGCAGAAAAACGGATTGAAAAACACCGTTTACACAGTGAACGGGGATGAATACACAGGAGAATGGCGGGACAATAAGAAACATG GAAAGGGGACACAGAGGTGGAAATTTAACAGTGCCATTTATGATGGTGATTGGCAGTATGGAAAAAGAAATGGCTTTGGAACCTACAGTTTACCAGATCCAGTCAGTGGAGAATATAAAAAGGTTTATTCGGGCGAATGGCAAAATGACAAAAGACAT GGCTTAGGAACCAACTTTTATTCAGATGATGACATTTATGAGGGTCATTGGTATTTTGACAAGAGAGATGGCTGGGGTAGAATGTTCTATGCAGATTGTTCTACATATGAAGGTGAATGGTCTGATGACTTGCCCAATGGTGAAGGAATGCTCCGCCTTG CTAATGACAGTCGCTATGAAGGTTTCTGGAAAGATGGAATGAAACACGGGACAGGAAAGTTCTTCTTCTTTGAGAAAGGTCAACTATATGATGGTGTTTGGATAGATGACATTCCAAAGTGTGGGAAAATGATCGATTTTGGCCGAGAAGATGCTATTGATCCCACTCTCTATCCAATACCACAG gaggaaaccttgAGAACCCGGatgaaacctacgtggtcacagggagaacatgcaaactccatacagacagtgcccgaagtctggatcaaacccaggtctctggcactgtga
- the morn3 gene encoding MORN repeat-containing protein 3 isoform X4 produces the protein MICGQIFQILVSELFYLKTGVTHLQKKKPNLLPWQQTNPLAHTWSEVCRQHPYPKPYQYIMPFLRPRKPKENRWKDWDQNAQKNGLKNTVYTVNGDEYTGEWRDNKKHGKGTQRWKFNSAIYDGDWQYGKRNGFGTYSLPDPVSGEYKKVYSGEWQNDKRHGLGTNFYSDDDIYEGHWYFDKRDGWGRMFYADCSTYEGEWSDDLPNGEGMLRLANDSRYEGFWKDGMKHGTGKFFFFEKGQLYDGVWIDDIPKCGKMIDFGREDAIDPTLYPIPQVAF, from the exons ATGATTTGTGGCCAGATCTTTCAAATACTGGTTTCTGAACTTTTCTACTTGAAAACTGGTGTAAcacatttgcaaaaaaaaaagccaaactTGTTGCCTTGGCAACAAACTAATCCTTTAGCACACACTTGGTCGGAAGTGTGCAGGCAACATCCTTACCCAAAGCCCTATCAATACATTATGCCATTTCTGAGACCTCGAAAGCCTAAAGAAAATCGTTGGAAAGATTGGGATCAAAATGCGCAGAAAAACGGATTGAAAAACACCGTTTACACAGTGAACGGGGATGAATACACAGGAGAATGGCGGGACAATAAGAAACATG GAAAGGGGACACAGAGGTGGAAATTTAACAGTGCCATTTATGATGGTGATTGGCAGTATGGAAAAAGAAATGGCTTTGGAACCTACAGTTTACCAGATCCAGTCAGTGGAGAATATAAAAAGGTTTATTCGGGCGAATGGCAAAATGACAAAAGACAT GGCTTAGGAACCAACTTTTATTCAGATGATGACATTTATGAGGGTCATTGGTATTTTGACAAGAGAGATGGCTGGGGTAGAATGTTCTATGCAGATTGTTCTACATATGAAGGTGAATGGTCTGATGACTTGCCCAATGGTGAAGGAATGCTCCGCCTTG CTAATGACAGTCGCTATGAAGGTTTCTGGAAAGATGGAATGAAACACGGGACAGGAAAGTTCTTCTTCTTTGAGAAAGGTCAACTATATGATGGTGTTTGGATAGATGACATTCCAAAGTGTGGGAAAATGATCGATTTTGGCCGAGAAGATGCTATTGATCCCACTCTCTATCCAATACCACAG GTAGCCTTCTGA
- the morn3 gene encoding MORN repeat-containing protein 3 isoform X1, translated as MICGQIFQILVSELFYLKTGVTHLQKKKPNLLPWQQTNPLAHTWSEVCRQHPYPKPYQYIMPFLRPRKPKENRWKDWDQNAQKNGLKNTVYTVNGDEYTGEWRDNKKHGKGTQRWKFNSAIYDGDWQYGKRNGFGTYSLPDPVSGEYKKVYSGEWQNDKRHGLGTNFYSDDDIYEGHWYFDKRDGWGRMFYADCSTYEGEWSDDLPNGEGMLRLANDSRYEGFWKDGMKHGTGKFFFFEKGQLYDGVWIDDIPKCGKMIDFGREDAIDPTLYPIPQLQTVWIMNNSQEQNPIVTWKQPGDLHGHWFCNLPENQHARCILSLCVTVRLPSTLHSKIY; from the exons ATGATTTGTGGCCAGATCTTTCAAATACTGGTTTCTGAACTTTTCTACTTGAAAACTGGTGTAAcacatttgcaaaaaaaaaagccaaactTGTTGCCTTGGCAACAAACTAATCCTTTAGCACACACTTGGTCGGAAGTGTGCAGGCAACATCCTTACCCAAAGCCCTATCAATACATTATGCCATTTCTGAGACCTCGAAAGCCTAAAGAAAATCGTTGGAAAGATTGGGATCAAAATGCGCAGAAAAACGGATTGAAAAACACCGTTTACACAGTGAACGGGGATGAATACACAGGAGAATGGCGGGACAATAAGAAACATG GAAAGGGGACACAGAGGTGGAAATTTAACAGTGCCATTTATGATGGTGATTGGCAGTATGGAAAAAGAAATGGCTTTGGAACCTACAGTTTACCAGATCCAGTCAGTGGAGAATATAAAAAGGTTTATTCGGGCGAATGGCAAAATGACAAAAGACAT GGCTTAGGAACCAACTTTTATTCAGATGATGACATTTATGAGGGTCATTGGTATTTTGACAAGAGAGATGGCTGGGGTAGAATGTTCTATGCAGATTGTTCTACATATGAAGGTGAATGGTCTGATGACTTGCCCAATGGTGAAGGAATGCTCCGCCTTG CTAATGACAGTCGCTATGAAGGTTTCTGGAAAGATGGAATGAAACACGGGACAGGAAAGTTCTTCTTCTTTGAGAAAGGTCAACTATATGATGGTGTTTGGATAGATGACATTCCAAAGTGTGGGAAAATGATCGATTTTGGCCGAGAAGATGCTATTGATCCCACTCTCTATCCAATACCACAG TTACAAACAGTTTGGATTATGAACAATTCACAGGAACAGAACCCTATTGTAACCTGGAAACAGCCTGGGGATCTGCACGGGCATTGGTTTTGTAATCTCCCTGAAAACCAACATGCAAGATGCATCCTGTCACTTTGTGTAACAGTGCGATTACCTTCAACTCTTCATTCCAAAATCTACTGA
- the morn3 gene encoding MORN repeat-containing protein 3 isoform X3 produces MICGQIFQILVSELFYLKTGVTHLQKKKPNLLPWQQTNPLAHTWSEVCRQHPYPKPYQYIMPFLRPRKPKENRWKDWDQNAQKNGLKNTVYTVNGDEYTGEWRDNKKHGKGTQRWKFNSAIYDGDWQYGKRNGFGTYSLPDPVSGEYKKVYSGEWQNDKRHGLGTNFYSDDDIYEGHWYFDKRDGWGRMFYADCSTYEGEWSDDLPNGEGMLRLANDSRYEGFWKDGMKHGTGKFFFFEKGQLYDGVWIDDIPKCGKMIDFGREDAIDPTLYPIPQLKLRNSTGVLEEARSKYLDGINENTSQHLITSTT; encoded by the exons ATGATTTGTGGCCAGATCTTTCAAATACTGGTTTCTGAACTTTTCTACTTGAAAACTGGTGTAAcacatttgcaaaaaaaaaagccaaactTGTTGCCTTGGCAACAAACTAATCCTTTAGCACACACTTGGTCGGAAGTGTGCAGGCAACATCCTTACCCAAAGCCCTATCAATACATTATGCCATTTCTGAGACCTCGAAAGCCTAAAGAAAATCGTTGGAAAGATTGGGATCAAAATGCGCAGAAAAACGGATTGAAAAACACCGTTTACACAGTGAACGGGGATGAATACACAGGAGAATGGCGGGACAATAAGAAACATG GAAAGGGGACACAGAGGTGGAAATTTAACAGTGCCATTTATGATGGTGATTGGCAGTATGGAAAAAGAAATGGCTTTGGAACCTACAGTTTACCAGATCCAGTCAGTGGAGAATATAAAAAGGTTTATTCGGGCGAATGGCAAAATGACAAAAGACAT GGCTTAGGAACCAACTTTTATTCAGATGATGACATTTATGAGGGTCATTGGTATTTTGACAAGAGAGATGGCTGGGGTAGAATGTTCTATGCAGATTGTTCTACATATGAAGGTGAATGGTCTGATGACTTGCCCAATGGTGAAGGAATGCTCCGCCTTG CTAATGACAGTCGCTATGAAGGTTTCTGGAAAGATGGAATGAAACACGGGACAGGAAAGTTCTTCTTCTTTGAGAAAGGTCAACTATATGATGGTGTTTGGATAGATGACATTCCAAAGTGTGGGAAAATGATCGATTTTGGCCGAGAAGATGCTATTGATCCCACTCTCTATCCAATACCACAG ttaaAACTAAGAAACTCTACTGGTGTATTAGAGGAAGCCAGATCAAAGTACCTGGATGGCATCAATGAGAATACCAGTCAACATTTAATCACTTCTACAACTTAA